The Megalops cyprinoides isolate fMegCyp1 chromosome 15, fMegCyp1.pri, whole genome shotgun sequence region CAATCAAACCACACTAcacttaaattattattatattgatattattgtttttaattaaataactgagcaatgcaaaaaaagtttGTGTGAGCCCAAACGTGTCCTTTTGACTAAAtgtgttttgattattttgttctATGTACTGTGTGGTTGCAGTAAATAGGCGGCTTAGTTTTTTTGGTTACTTACAACTGCAGCAATGTCAATTTGGTATGTCTTGAAGTTGTTGCTGTCACCCTGATAATCAATAGTTGTTTTAGCCAAAGAAACTGCGGCACTGAGGTAGAAGAATGTTGCCAGAGCATGGTACACCATATCCTGgggaaaaggcaaaaacaaaattttaccATGTGATTTAAAGTTGAAAGTAAAGCTAATGTTCTACAGGCATAAGGGACAGAATACTCAATCACTGACACATTAAACCATGAGACCACTGACTGATAACTTGAGTCAGTATTAAAATGCTTGTAAAGAGCTTTGAACTAATAGATTTCTTTCATATTCATTGAGGAGAGCCTAAGAAGCGAATAACAGATTTTTCCAGAATTTTATGCAGGTTAACACTGACTGACAGTGTCTTTAGATGCTGACCTATTTGCAATGTTACTATTTTCACAGAACCAGAATTTCAAAAAGTTCTCTAGGGACAAAAGTTGGATAATATCTGAACATAAACTCCTCAGAGCGAACAGAATACTCAAGTATTCAACATGTACATCCTTAAGCATATACTGATGAAGCGGCAGTGCCTGATTATGGGAATATTTAAAGCCATTGATATAAAAGACTTTTGCAGGTGGTGTAATTGAAATTTTTAGTGGTTTATACTGTCTCAGCCACATGCAGGCATTTCCATTGATGAGTTTTGTAGGAAAAGACAAATATGTCACAGTGGATACACTCACACTTCATTAAGCAAATCATCTGTCTTACGAATATCATTTAGAGTCCCTGGTCTGATGGAtcataaaatgtgcattaacaGCACAGTGGGAGCAGGGGAATTCACAAAGATGAAGGACTGAAGTTGACATTTTTACTCCATGAACATCCCTAAATGAAGAATGGATGGAACAAGTTCAACTATGCAAAAAACCAAGTCAAGACTGACCTATCCTGAGATCTGCAGAACAGTCACCACACCCCAAAAAGTGCATTCTGGCTGCAgtttctttagaaaaaaaaaaaaaagctggtgaTGAGAGCTTACCGCGGTTGCCCATCCCCCGCTGTTTCTGTGTCCCCCGCAGGCGAAGATCACCAGCCAGAGAAACGTCATCACAAAACAGAAGACCGATACGAACATCACCCATCCCTGCGGGTTGGTCGGAATGACGTGCGTGGAGGCGACCAGGATCCACACAAGACCGCCAAAGATCTGCAAAAAGCAGCACAGTCAAGTCCGTTCAGGGAGAGCAATGAGCAATCGCAGCTAAGCTGTTTCCAGGACGGTACCTCTTCAGACTGATCAGTGAACCTGCCTCCACTGACCTAAGAAACTGAGCTGAAAAGCTGCTGGGTCTCAACAAAATATGAATAGgtgcaaatgcatttcaatgcaGCTAAAGGTCTGAAGATGGTGATCTGATCATTGTTTTGTGGGATTGTCTCGGATGGTATGACCATTTGGTGACAAACTCTACATTCTTGGAGAATTCAGTTAACCACAGATAAAACCCATTCAAATCAGATCTACACAAAACTGTTTAAAAGTACATCGTTACAATGTCATTGTGTATGTGACCCTGCATCATATCTGAGtcaatatttaaagaaaatcatTTCCATGGCATCTTAATCCATTTCATTAATATAACTCATCAAAAACTATATTCCCTGGTAACATACAGATTACTGGCCCTTCACACATTCTCCTATTATAATGAGTCACACATCCAGTCTGCAGCCTTATTAGAAATGACAAGGATCAATGTTTTTGTACAAGCCTTCATCAGATAttccattttcatctgaaatgttaatattaagaTTAAAACGCAGATAATTCAGatcatcttatttattttaagtcCATTACATGTACCAttatcattttccatttctctaCTACAATACCCTGCACCACTCATGTGACAAAACCAAGGGGTTTCCTTGCTTTGATTCAATTGAGTGTCTGCACACGTGTGACAGTTACATGATTgagcaatttaaataaattaattaacatgCATTCAGTTCGAGATAAGCTGTTTCCAACATGTGACTACTTTAAATTTAGTTGCATTGGGGTAAGCTAATAATGAATGCAAACACCTAGTGTATCTGGAATCCCCTACATGTCATGAATCAATTACATGTATCCCTCATCTGAAATTTATCTAATGACATCATAATCCatgatgtataatttaaaaaaaaacgtcatGGCTTGTGTGCTCCTAATCCAAggcttgaaaaataaaatatggacaGATATTCAGTTTAGgctattcatttttatgaacagtttattaattcattcatttataaaacatcaTCAGCTTTCCCCTCCCGTCCGTTGACCGTCTTTTAGGCGCAGATCAACAACAGTTACGGCGATATTAGTTCAACTAAACATAAGAAAAGACACGCCACTGCTCCTTTGGGTGTGTGCACTTATTCCAATCATAAAAAGACTTCTTGGGGTGGCTATTCATTATCAGACAGTAGGAAAACTTCCTTGGGATAGAAAATCGTGTAACGCATTCGCTCCTTGTGTCCTACAGTGCTTCACTCCCGGTCAGGCAAAACTTTCCACCTGCAAAAGGTGTGAAATCATGCAACTGAACTGTAGCCTGAATCTACACAACTCTACTTGGACAGTGGTTTTTAACAGCTAAGTGCTCGCCCAAACCTTGTAGCTATCTGACAGTTTTGGCATTTCTCTCAACCTCGTAACAGTGAACGTCATAGCTTTCTGTCTTAAGCAAAAGTATAGTTTTAAGTTCTTCAACCTGCTCTTCTCttgtttcatttatatatttttttttcaacatgatGACAGTAATATGCCGAGACTTAATGTGGTAGCCTGTATTTCAGAACCTTTTTGAGAATGTGTACCTTCCAGATTTCTGGTACGGGAAAATTCACCACAATCTTATTCCAAATAGTTCCAGTTACTTACGAGTTCGGGGAGATAGAAAATATCTGGCGCCGTTGTGCATATGCCGACTCCGCTCGGCAAATTTCCCACAGGTTGAGCGGTTGTCGATGCCATAGTTTTTCCTCCTCACAACTTCTCAGGCTTGAATGAACTAACGGAGCTGCAGGTGCTCCTTTTAAAGAAACAGGAATACTTGAAAAACCAGCTTTTGCATGACGATACCTTGCCTCCTAGACACACCCATAAAGGATGCTAACTTGCGATTGTTTTCGTTCGATGTGAGTTCGACAGTTGATAACGAGCAATCCAGCACACTGCGTGCTCGCTGTAGCGCTTGCGTTTCTCCGCTGTTTGTCACGTCTTGTGAGAGCCGCGCCTACAGATTTTTCACCATGCTAACCATGTGCCTCAGATGTTAGTAGCTTTAAAACCCCATTCAAATCCTAAACTGTCACCAGATTAAATATTAAGTAAGCATATAGAGGGGTGGCAGTTTATCTTACACCTTAATTACGTTTGCCTTAATAATGTCCAAATACTGCAATACACAAAGATTTATACATATTTGCGTGTACATGTTAACTGCTGCTGCACATGGCCTATTGACGCCTGAGGGGAGAGGGTGTAAAGGTGTGGTCAACAGATTCTATTTCTTGCATTGTGCGATTTCCCTAAAAGGAGAGCACAGAGTTTTCACTATACAGATGCGCTTGGACTCAGTTGGTGAGGCAGCTTGAAATACCAAgcatatttatttcacttttagaCAAATTTCTCATCCCAGATTCCATACatgtgattttctttcttttttttcagaatacatACAAAgtgctttgatatttttttttttggttttcaccAAAAGCTTCTAAgaatacatattcatacattatACTTTTGTGCAGACAGAGAAATCTAAAGAAATGAAGGGGAAACTTCATTTTGTGAGAGGTGAGATCCACAGTCCAAGTGTTTTTGTTCAGGAATATTCCAGTTACAGTGTAACGTGGGCGTTAGCATCCAGAAGTGGTGTCCCTCAGCATGATTTCCATCGGATGGCTGAGAAGATGGTATGCACAGCATACAGCAAGGTCACAGCGTATGCCATCACCTGAAAGGGAATGACACATGTCAAACAATGTCAAACAACAGGCACAGAAGTGGTATAACATCAGGATGGAAATTTTGTTGGTCATTTGACCACGCCTGTGTGTAATTCACGGCAAATCATGAAAGCTAAATTaagaggacatttttttccctcctcagtTCCGTCTGTCAACACCATGGTAATCCCTGTGGAATGTGGGGAGGCACTTTTACAAACATAGTGTTTTGGAACTGCTTGCCCAAGTATTTACCCCTTTCAAATGCATTGACTGACTGCTCCATATTGTGGTGCAATGACTGGTACAATCTTGTACCTACACTAACAGTACCTTTCATGTCAGGTTTGAAAGGAGACCCCTATGACTGTcaataaaactacatttgaaTACATGGCTATGATTATTCAGAACTGCCATGCtgttcatttaataaatatcagtAGTGTAGTGCTTCGTGTAGTTAAAAGTTCTGATATCCATACCACTGCTGCAATATCTTCGTGGTAGTACTTCGTGAGAGGAGGTAAGTCTTTCAGCTGAATGGTGACATATGCTTGTGCCACAGATGCGCTGAGA contains the following coding sequences:
- the LOC118789673 gene encoding myelin and lymphocyte protein-like, with amino-acid sequence MASTTAQPVGNLPSGVGICTTAPDIFYLPELIFGGLVWILVASTHVIPTNPQGWVMFVSVFCFVMTFLWLVIFACGGHRNSGGWATADMVYHALATFFYLSAAVSLAKTTIDYQGDSNNFKTYQIDIAAVVFSYVATLFYFIHFLLSAIRWRSF